AAGATAGGCTATGTGCCGCTATCCTAATGTGTGTAGTTGTTTTCTGTTTCCTCGACAACCTTCCTTAGCGCCTCTATGGAATATTTATATCCTATGGCCGACATAGGCATCCTGTTAATCTTGTGATTGATTTGTAGGATTTTGGCGTTCTCGATCCCGCCATCCATGTGAATATAGACCTCATAGTGATAGGCGATATCGTTCATGGAGCCGAGGACGCTTCGGCTTGCAGTTTTGGAAAAGCCTATCTGTCGGTATTCTGCGCTGACCTTTTCGAGGACCTTCGGCCCGAAGCCCTCATACTTCAGGTTGAGCATGAGATGAACCAGGAATTCCTGCTCAATGTGTTTTAGGTTTTCCTTAAGGACGGCAGGAACCAGGAAGGAATAGAGGCTCTTTTCATTGGTGAATAGAAGGCATTTTCGTCTTTCGATCCTCAAAAGATTAGCATACCAGTTGCCCAGGCCCTCTGAAGAACTGACTTCGCCAGGGTCGGAAAACGATACGTTGAGCTCCTTTAAGAGCTTTTGGGTACTATAGAGGATTCGCATGGCTTAGCACCGAATTTATTAACTCATTGATTTATTAGCACAAAATTGCTGAAATGAGAAGCCGCATAATTGAGATAAAAAAATTCTTATCTCAAATTAGGTGCTTTTCTTGAGATATGAAAAATTTACATTATATCGGGTAGATCAAAATTGAGATATGCCATATTAAGTAGCGCTGTTTCTTGATTAAACCGGGCTTCAATTTGAAAGCAAAATATGTTACTTATATCCGAGCCGTATCAGCCTGGGGACAAGCCAGTCTCGTCAGGAACTCTTGGAGAAATTTGACATGGTGAAACTCCCTTCTTAGCAGAGGCGATCTGATGAGCAAAAAAAGAGACGTATCTAATCGCTTCCGCCTGATAGACTTGTTTTCCGGTGCCGGGGGTATGACCCTTGGTTTTACAAAGGCATTCGGAAATAATTTTGAGTCCGTTTGGGCGAACGATAATAATAAGTACGCAGTCGAGACATACAATGCCAATTTCGGAAACCATTGCGTTTTAGGAAATATAACGGAGTTGCTCGATAATCCTGAAATCGAAATTCCTAAGGCCGATGTGGTAATTGGAGGGCCTCCATGTCAGGGATTCAGCCTTCTCAACAAGAACCGCGATTCGGATTCGAGAAAGCAACTATGGCGTCCTTTCCTCGAAGTGGTCGAAAGGTCCGGGGCCGATATTTTCTTAATGGAGAATGTACCACAGCTTCTTGATTCTCCGGAGTACGAGCAAATCGTAGAAATAGCCAAGTCCCTGGATTTCCGGATTGCATCGGCTAAATTGTGCGCTGCGGATTACGGAGTTTCTCAGAGGAGATGGAGGGCTTTCATATTGGGATGCCGTTTTGCGGATCCCTCATTGGTATTTCCTCCAAAGAGAACCCATTATAATCCGAATAACGGATATGATCCCAAACATTCGCAAAAGGTAACGGACTATATTTCCAATCCACTTTCCTGGCGAACGGTAAGGGACGCCATCGCCGATCTTCCGGCTCCGCTCGGCAAAGAGATACGAATTGAGCCTGCTCCGCTGGATATCCACTTCGGGCGCACGCCTACGCCCCTCAGCCTGAAACGGTATAAGGCCGTGCCCAAAGAAGGCATGAATCGTTTCGACCTTCAAAGACGTGCTCCCGAGTTGACGCCCGAATGCTGGATCAGAAAGACCAAAGGGGGTACGGACCTCTTCGGGCGTCTTTGGTGGGACAGACCGGCCTTTACCATTCGAACCGAATTTTTCAAACCGGAAAAGGGCCGCTATTTGCACCCGTCCCAGCACAGGCCAATTACTCATAGGGAAGCCGCAAGGTTTCAATCCTTTCCGGATTCTTTCTGTTTTACAGGGACTAAAATAGAAATAGCCAAACAGATAGGTAACGCCGTTCCCCCGCTTCTTGCAGCGCGTGTTGCGGAATGCGTTCAAGCCCTTCTATTATCAAGAAAAAAGAAATCCAGTGGTAGACATACTTACACCGAAACAAAGAAGCACCCTGATGGCGAAGGTCAAAGGACGGGATACCGCTCCTGAGCTTATCGTCCGAAGCCTGCTACACCGGATGGGTTATAGATTCCGGGTTCATCGTAAGGACCTGCCGGGAAGCCCGGATATAGTCTTGCCCAAGTATAGCAAAGCTATTTTTGTGCACGGATGCTTTTGGCATGGCCATAAGGGATGTAAGAAGGCAGCACGTCCTACAACAAGGGTAGAGTTCTGGAACAATAAAATCGACGGAAATATCCAAAGGGATATCAGGGTTCGTAAAAAACTTGAGTCATCGGGTTGGAAGGTGCTGGTCGTATGGGAGTGTAAGACCAAGCAACCTAAGCAACTTATACGTATGCTGGAGAGGTTCCTAGTTGAGCAAAAAGCGAAATCAAACAGAACCGGAAGCCGTTCGACTTAAAGTCGAGGCTTTGCTTAAAAACTTCGAGGCTGAGCTTGGGTCGGCTGATCTTCGAGCCAAAGTGCTTGCATTGGTTCCGGTGTTTCACGAGTTGAGGCGCTTGGGCAGAATACTGATTCCGTCCGAGTACGCTTCTGCCGCAAGGGATAGAATCCTCTATTACTTCCGTAAATATCCAATGACGGTTATTCATAGCGATGAATTGCTCGTTATCTCAGGTATTCAGGAATACGCACGCCGCATACGTGAGCTGCGCGTCGAGTTCGGCTGGGCAATAGCAAGCGGTATGACGATAAAGGAAATGTCCGAAGACGAGGAAGTTCCGGACAATCTGAAAACGATGAGACCGAGCGAATATATTTTGCTCAGGGCCGAGCAGGATCGAGATGCTGCGCATCGTTGGAATATGGCCAATACGATCCGAAAGCAGCGCGGTTCCGTTCGCGATAAAATTCTGGAATTCTTAAGAGCAAATGTCGGTCGAGAAGTTACCAATGAGGAACTTCGTTATGTAGCCGGAGATAAGACGGAATGGGCACGGCGTGTACGCGAGTTGCGAACGGAATTGGGCTGGCCTATAGCGACGAAATCTACCGGACGCCCCGATATGAGTATAGGGGTTTACGCCTTGGAAGCGGATCGTCAAAGCCCCGAACATGATAGACGTATCCCGGACGATATTCGTAGCGAAGTATTACGACGAGATTGGTACAAATGCAAAAATTGCGACTGGTCGCATGACGAATGGAACCCGTCGGATCCAAGACATTTGGAGCTACACCATATTGAGCACCATGCTAAAGGTGGAGAGAATATTGCCGAAAATCTGAAGACTCTTTGCACGGTTTGTCATGATAAGCTGCATAAGGAGGAAAAAGGTTGATAACTGAATTGATTGTGAGTGAGCTTTGCCAAATGTAAGGGTGCTCAGATTATAAACTCATTTTACAAGATGATTTGTCAACTCGATTTTTTCGTACCCTTTTCTTCTCTGTAAAATCAATCTGTTTTTCTCTAAATGGATTACGACATGCCAGTAAAAACGCGATTCAGATTGTGTAGTGTGCATGCCGTCAAGCCATTTTTTGAATTCTTTAAAAGGGATTAGTAAAATCGTTTTTTCAGAACCGCATCCAAATGCTAAGTACGAGTTTTCTGCCTTCTCCAATGCTTCCTTTTGGTAATTATGAAATGCGAACCAAAAAGATTTGATCCCTGCTCTTATATGTTCGCGTGAAACGACACAAAGTAGATGGAGTAATTCGTCTGAAGTTATATAGGTGGCCCGTGATAATTTGACTAATGGCTTATTTAGCACCTTTTCTATTTTTGAAATGCAAGCCTCATTAAAGCTTACCGGCGTAAACTTTGGCTGCTTTTTATCCGATTCTACCGCTTGAGTTTCCAATTCCTCTTCAATTTTAACGTTCTCGGTAGTCGAAAAGACAAGATCGATAATACCATCAACCTTCGTGTATTCCTGAGGCGTGAGAATCGCACGGATTTTTTGCATAATACCGGGATCCTCAATCTCTTCCTTTAAATTTAACAATCTAATTAAGGAATCGACGCTTATCAAACGTATATCCCATGCATATTTGGAGCCACGTATTTGTGCCTCTAGGCCTCCGGTATCTTCTCGTCCAACCACGATGAGCATGGAAGAGTTCTCGTTTTCAATATCGCCCGATTTGATCAATGAGCGTCTATATCCAGCTATAACGTCCAGATCAAGTCGGTATGCATCCGTCGTTTTTACCTCAACGACAATCGATGCTCCTTGAGATGTCTTCCAAAGTCCGTCATGTCCAATTTGCGATGCTTTGCCCCTGTACCTGCCGTAGCTGACGATAAATCCGAGTCGCCTCCCAATCTGATTTATTAAATCCTGTAAGGCATGTCCGCTATCTTCGAATTTCTCATGGAGACACTCCAGGGCATATGCGGAAAGTTTTTTTGAGGGTACAAGTGATAGAAAATCGCGAACTTCTTTGGAAGTATCCTTGTCATCTAACAATTTTCCTGAGCCTGCAAGAGCAATTATCTGTCTGAATAATTTATTCTCAAGCTCATTGCGTGATGACGTCCAGATATTTACCAAGCTCATTTTTGCCTCCGATCACATGCCCCGATTCATTTATTACAATCCGTTGATTTTTGTCAATGCAATTTTACCGAACTGGCGTCAAACCCTGCGTCGAGTCCACGGATACATGACCGTCTAGAGTGAGCTGTCGAGTAGAGGCCTACCGCTACTCAAATTCCGCTTCATGGAAGCCCCTGGACTGTCATTGCGGGTGGTAGCGGTCCTGGCAGACAGGAAAAAATTTGTTGATAACTATGCGGTTATTATAATATATTTAAGCGATATGCGAGCGAATTACGACGAGGCTTAATTTTTCTGAAACTAAATAGATACAGAGTAAATCAAATAAGCGTTGAGCTAAATTGAAAAAAGGAACTGTCAATTGAATAAGCCGGAAAATAATAACAATACTCCTCCTCCTCAAATCCCATTCAGAATGCATCCACGTGTATTTGCGGCTTTGGGTGCTGATTTGGTTACAAATGATGTGGTTGCGCTTATTGAATTAGTGAAAAATTCTTACGATGCATTTGCAAAGGAGATTTGGATCAGATTCTGTCGAGATGAGCAAGGCGGTGCTTACATAGAAATCGAGGATTCCGGAGTGGGTATGAACCGGTATACCATTGAAAACATATGGTGTGTTGTCGCAACTCCGTTCAAATTAAATAATCCCACGATTAAATTGGATGAGAAAGAAAGAAGAGTATCAGGGGAAAAGGGCCTAGGTAGATTATCTGCTGCAAGGCTTGGTTCCAGTCTTTTAATGCTAACCAAATCTATTGATGAACCATGCTGGCAAGTAAAGGTGAATTGGGGGGAAATTTCCGATGCCGACTCTTTGAATTCATGTTATGTGTCTATTTCAGAAGAAGTTTCTCCATTTAAAAAAACCGGTACATTGATAAAAATTTTTGGATTAAATTCTGATTGGGATGAGGGAATGATCGATGACCTCAAAGATAA
Above is a window of Deltaproteobacteria bacterium DNA encoding:
- a CDS encoding DNA cytosine methyltransferase is translated as MSKKRDVSNRFRLIDLFSGAGGMTLGFTKAFGNNFESVWANDNNKYAVETYNANFGNHCVLGNITELLDNPEIEIPKADVVIGGPPCQGFSLLNKNRDSDSRKQLWRPFLEVVERSGADIFLMENVPQLLDSPEYEQIVEIAKSLDFRIASAKLCAADYGVSQRRWRAFILGCRFADPSLVFPPKRTHYNPNNGYDPKHSQKVTDYISNPLSWRTVRDAIADLPAPLGKEIRIEPAPLDIHFGRTPTPLSLKRYKAVPKEGMNRFDLQRRAPELTPECWIRKTKGGTDLFGRLWWDRPAFTIRTEFFKPEKGRYLHPSQHRPITHREAARFQSFPDSFCFTGTKIEIAKQIGNAVPPLLAARVAECVQALLLSRKKKSSGRHTYTETKKHPDGEGQRTGYRS
- a CDS encoding very short patch repair endonuclease encodes the protein MVDILTPKQRSTLMAKVKGRDTAPELIVRSLLHRMGYRFRVHRKDLPGSPDIVLPKYSKAIFVHGCFWHGHKGCKKAARPTTRVEFWNNKIDGNIQRDIRVRKKLESSGWKVLVVWECKTKQPKQLIRMLERFLVEQKAKSNRTGSRST
- a CDS encoding HNH endonuclease, yielding MSKKRNQTEPEAVRLKVEALLKNFEAELGSADLRAKVLALVPVFHELRRLGRILIPSEYASAARDRILYYFRKYPMTVIHSDELLVISGIQEYARRIRELRVEFGWAIASGMTIKEMSEDEEVPDNLKTMRPSEYILLRAEQDRDAAHRWNMANTIRKQRGSVRDKILEFLRANVGREVTNEELRYVAGDKTEWARRVRELRTELGWPIATKSTGRPDMSIGVYALEADRQSPEHDRRIPDDIRSEVLRRDWYKCKNCDWSHDEWNPSDPRHLELHHIEHHAKGGENIAENLKTLCTVCHDKLHKEEKG